In the genome of Raphanus sativus cultivar WK10039 chromosome 9, ASM80110v3, whole genome shotgun sequence, the window TCCGACGTCTGTCGGGGGAAGAACCCGGTGAGGTtaccttcaagactttcttcgGACCGTCAGATAAAACCCAAACGGGAAAGAATTCAAACTTTTTGCAGGAAATGCAGTAAGAAAAACCTGTTTCGATGAAAGTTTATTCTTTTATCTGGCGGTTAAGAACTTTTCTCGTAGAACGTGTCTGAGAGAGAACTTTTCACTAAACTATTCCTCTCTATTCATTTTCGTCTCAATTCGactattatgatttatttgtggGTGATAACAAAAAACAAGCTACTAGCTAACATCAAACATACATCTGAACGAACGAAACATAGTATATTTGCTTTTAGTTTTAGTCAATCTTATTTTAACACAAAATCATTTAACGTTAACATTTGGGCGAAAAACTTGTTCAGTTTCAAATAGCTAAAACATATGAAATCCAttgttcaaaaagaaattagCTAAAACATAAGTATTTGGTGTGACCCAGTTAACATTTTGAATCATACAAGCAACAACCAATCTTTTAAGAAAAAGACATATGTTTACACCATTCCCATGGAGCATATGTATTCAGTCATTAACTAAACATCGCACGGTTTGTCTAAAACGTTACTGCCTTTGTTAGATGAATATGTAAATAAGGTTCATAGGTACGATTTCATTTACtagaaaactaaactaaaaacatCATTAAGATTATAGAAAACGAAGCTAGAGATTAcatagaccaaaaaaaaaggaaaattacatAAAACGAAATCTGTGGCATGGTCGAAGCATGACAAAAAACCGCAGCTGGACCGACACAGAGACTGATACAAACATAATATTGACATACGAGATTTAACCCACTAATCATAAACATAATTACCCTATTAGCCTCTCCATGTAATATCCAAAAACTCCATTACAGGCGGCTTCTAAAATTCCTATTTTACCCCTAttcttaccaaaccaaaccaaaccaaaccgatcTAAGACAGGATCTTGTCCCAATCTATCTCGTACGACGGATACTTCTCCAACGAGAACGTCTCGTTCCAACACTGCGGCGGCTCCTCCGTGTCGGCGAACGTTAAGTCCGACAACGGCGAAGAGCCGGCGGACTCGACAAACTCCGTCGCCGGCGGTGGAGATCCAGCGTTGGAGTTATCCTCCGCCTTGACTTTCTCCGCCTCAGTTTTCTTCGAGGCACGTTTCTTGGATCCTTTCGTCGCCGCCGTTTTGCCCTGTTTCTCCGCCTCCGCCATGCTCTGACAAATAGCTTCGAGCTTGGCGTCTACGGTGGAGTGCAGCGGTTTGTACTCGCCGAACTCGCCTCCGATGTGGGACCCGCTGTGACGCAGGTTCGGGAAGTTAAGCCGGGCGAAGTCGCCGCGCAGCTTATACGCCGCCTTGTCGTAGGCCAGCGCTGCTTCCTCCGCCGTGTCGAACGTCCCGAGCCAAAGACGGGTACGGTTCCTCGGCAAACGGATCTCCGCCACCCATTTCCCCCAGTGACGCTGCCTCACGCCTCTGTACAGCTTCGTCGGCTTCTCCGGAACACCACCGTAGGCGGCGCCGGACTGCTTCATCAGCAGCGGCTTGGGGCTGAGGAGACTCGAGAAAGCGTTGCTGTGGTTATGGTTCTGGTGAACTTGGGAGGAAGAGAGGTGGTTTAGCCCGGTTAATGACGCGGTTTGCTGAAGATCCGACCCGTAAGAAAACGGTTGTGTCATGTACGTTGAATAGTCTTGCGGGTAATATCCGGGGAAGGTAGGGAGAGAAGGGGAAAACGCAGACGCTGCGGGTTGAATAAACGCAGACGCAGACGCGGGATAAGGAGAAGAGTTGGAAACGGTATTTATATAAGGTACAAGCGCTTCCATGAGTTCACCACCACCAAACGAATCTGGCTGTTGAAACGTTATGC includes:
- the LOC108827757 gene encoding ethylene-responsive transcription factor RAP2-4; the encoded protein is MEAALNMYNSITFQQPDSFGGGELMEALVPYINTVSNSSPYPASASAFIQPAASAFSPSLPTFPGYYPQDYSTYMTQPFSYGSDLQQTASLTGLNHLSSSQVHQNHNHSNAFSSLLSPKPLLMKQSGAAYGGVPEKPTKLYRGVRQRHWGKWVAEIRLPRNRTRLWLGTFDTAEEAALAYDKAAYKLRGDFARLNFPNLRHSGSHIGGEFGEYKPLHSTVDAKLEAICQSMAEAEKQGKTAATKGSKKRASKKTEAEKVKAEDNSNAGSPPPATEFVESAGSSPLSDLTFADTEEPPQCWNETFSLEKYPSYEIDWDKILS